CATCTGCTTCACGTATCTTTGAAGCACTAAAGAATCATATCGCTTCCGGATCAACACTAGTACATGATGGCGAAAGAGCACATGACAAGCTGATAAAAGAATTAGATTTGAAAGAAGAATTCTATAAAGCCAATACACACGACAAAGAATATCTAGAGAACATGGCATTGATAAACAATATGTGTTCATGGCTAAAAAGGTATATCTATCGCTTCATTGGGATGAGAATGACTAATCTACAATCCTATTTAAATTGGTTTGTATATCTGTTTAGAGTAAAAGGTGCAGTAGAACTGTGGCCAAAGATGGATAGAATTTTACGACATTTGATATTATTCAACGGAACATATAAGAGAAATACTTGATTTCATCGCATTTCCATAGGCCATTTTTGTTTACTGTTAGATATATATTTATAATCTAACATAATTCATTAAGCTATTTTGTTGAAAATGATGAATACAATGGTATAATCTAACCAAAGCAAAGAAGAGAAGTAGTAATATTGGCTGTTTTGAAAGAGAGTCTGTGATTGGTGGAAACAGATAAAACGAAGATATGAAGTAGTCTTGGAGCTGTATCTTTGAACTAGTAGTAGAAGATACCGTAGTGATGCACGTTACGCTGTTGAGAAGTAAGCAAAGGTGGTACCACGTTTATACACGTCCTATGCATAGGGCGTTTTTTTATGTTTAAGGAGAAGGTAATATGGAAAAGAATCTAGCACAAAAGTATAATCACAAGGCCGTAGAAGAAGGCAAATACAACCGATGGATTGAAAAAGGATATTTCACTGCGGGTGATAAGTCTAAAGATCCATTTACAATTGTGATTCCTCCACCAAACGTTACTGGTATTTTGCATATCGGTCACGCTTGGGATAATACACTACAGGATATTATTGCTCGTTATAAGCGTATGCAGGGCTATGACATGTTGTTTTTACCAGGTATGGATCATGCGGGTATTGCGACACAGGCAAAGGTTGATGCACGCTTAAAGAGTGAAGGTATTTCTCGCTATGATTTAGGACGTGAAAAGTTCTTGGAACGTGCGTGGGAGTGGAAGGCAGAATATGCCAAGACAATCCGTACACAATGGGGTAAACTTGGAAACTCATTAGATTATAGTCGTGAGCGCTTTACGATGGATGATGGTTTTAACGATGCAGTTCGTCATGTATTTGTAAAACTCTACAATGAAGGTTTAATCTATCGTGGTTGGCGTATCATCAACTGGGATCCGGAAGCCCGTACAGCATTAAGTAATATTGAAGTATATTATCAAGATGACCCAGGTAAGATGTATCACTTCAAATATATAGTAAAGGAAACTGGTGAAGAATTTGTGGTTGCGACAACACGTCCAGAAACAATGTTTGGTGATGTTTGTGTTGTCGTAAACCCTAGCGATGAAAAGTTGA
This genomic window from Solobacterium moorei contains:
- a CDS encoding transposase, producing MFLTVNKNGLDKKRGLSKSQLCIVVAIDCHKNTYAVICGHGKPSASRIFEALKNHIASGSTLVHDGERAHDKLIKELDLKEEFYKANTHDKEYLENMALINNMCSWLKRYIYRFIGMRMTNLQSYLNWFVYLFRVKGAVELWPKMDRILRHLILFNGTYKRNT